A region of Rattus rattus isolate New Zealand chromosome 7, Rrattus_CSIRO_v1, whole genome shotgun sequence DNA encodes the following proteins:
- the Insm2 gene encoding insulinoma-associated protein 2, with protein sequence MPRGFLVKRTKRSGSSYRTRPAEPLFPPPGPLAAPPSPEEPDPGLLGSPCLAPPQDSAEWGAGGGDGPGPSPARPAGPELRRAFLERCLRSPVSAESFPSATAFCSAAPAAATSGEQLVPPRVPVSVPVPVPVPVPAPHGLQRRGKGAPGCPSAPAAVRKPKAVRRLSFADEVTTSPVLGLKIKEEEPGAPARALGGVRTPLGEFICQLCKQQYADPFALAQHRCSRIVRVEYRCPECDKVFSCPANLASHRRWHKPRPTPACTASKPPHAPLTPPDPSLAAGKENGCLPRTDDQHPQARDSSGDGQHRDSAALPGLQALVHPEAARPQAPYSEVILGRHGPRPSGASTGATSEVFVCPYCHKKFRRQAYLRKHLGTHETGSARATTPGFGSERTAPLTFACPLCGAHFPSADIREKHRLWHAVREELLLPALVGAPTEAGPGGASEGSAQQIFSCKYCPSTFFSSPGLTRHINKCHPSESRQVLLLQMPLRPGC encoded by the coding sequence ATGCCGAGGGGATTCCTCGTGAAGCGAACTAAACGCTCGGGCAGCTCCTACCGCACGCGCCCGGCCGAACCGCTTTTCCCACCTCCGGGTCCCCTCGCGGCGCCACCCTCGCCGGAGGAGCCCGATCCAGGGCTATTGGGGTCCCCCTGCCTCGCACCTCCGCAGGACAGCGCCGAGTGGGGCGCGGGAGGCGGCGACGGCCCCGGACCCAGCCCCGCGAGGCCGGCGGGCCCCGAGCTGCGCCGCGCGTTCCTGGAGCGCTGCCTGCGCTCGCCGGTCTCCGCGGAGTCCTTTCCCAGCGCCACCGCCTTCTGCTCCGCGGCGCCTGCGGCCGCGACCTCGGGCGAGCAGTTGGTGCCGCCGCGGGTCCCCGTATCCGTCCCAGTCCCCGTCCCCGTCCCCGTTCCCGCCCCGCATGGCCTCCAGCGCCGCGGTAAGGGTGCCCCAGGCTGCCCCTCAGCGCCCGCAGCCGTCAGGAAACCTAAGGCTGTGAGGCGGCTGAGCTTCGCAGATGAGGTGACAACGTCCCCGGTGCTGGGTCTGAAGATCAAAGAGGAGGAGCCCGGGGCGCCAGCACGGGCTCTGGGCGGCGTCCGCACACCGCTGGGGGAGTTCATCTGCCAGCTGTGCAAGCAGCAGTACGCGGACCCCTTCGCGCTGGCTCAGCACCGCTGCTCCCGCATCGTGCGCGTCGAGTACCGCTGTCCCGAGTGCGACAAGGTCTTCAGCTGTCCTGCGAACCTCGCCTCCCACCGCCGCTGGCACAAGCCACGTCCCACGCCCGCCTGCACCGCGAGTAAACCTCCCCACGCGCCGCTGACCCCTCCGGACCCTTCCCTGGCGGCGGGCAAGGAGAACGGCTGCCTGCCGCGAACCGACGATCAGCACCCGCAGGCTCGGGACAGCTCCGGGGACGGTCAGCACCGGGACAGCGCCGCGCTCCCGGGCCTACAGGCTCTAGTGCACCCGGAGGCCGCGCGACCCCAGGCTCCCTACTCCGAGGTGATTCTAGGGCGCCACGGGCCCAGGCCGAGCGGTGCCAGCACAGGAGCGACATCGGAGGTCTTCGTGTGCCCGTATTGTCACAAAAAGTTCCGTCGCCAAGCCTATCTGCGCAAGCACCTAGGCACCCATGAGACCGGCTCGGCCCGTGCAACAACCCCGGGTTTTGGCTCGGAGCGCACGGCCCCACTCACCTTTGCGTGCCCGCTTTGCGGGGCGCACTTCCCGTCTGCGGATATCCGAGAGAAGCACCGGCTATGGCACGCTGTCCGCGAGGAGCTGCTACTGCCCGCCTTGGTCGGGGCACCTACGGAAGCGGGCCCCGGAGGAGCATCCGAGGGTAGCGCTCAGCAGATTTTCTCCTGCAAGTACTGCCCCTCCACTTTTTTTAGCTCCCCCGGCTTGACCCGGCACATCAATAAGTGCCACCCCTCAGAAAGCCGGCAAGTGCTGCTGCTGCAGATGccactgaggcctggctgttga